TACCGGACGCCGATCGCCGGGCTGTACCTCTGCGGCGGGGGCACACACCCCGGCGGCGGAGTCATGGCGATACCCGGGCGCAACGCGGCCCAGGTTGTGAAGCGGGACGCTGGGCGCGGTGGCCTGGTCGGGTCCTTGCGTTCCCTCGGGCGCGCCCGCAACGGCCGGTGACACGCGGGCGGGGTCAACCGAGGATCGCTGCCCGGGGCTCGGCCCGCCGAGGCCCCCCGACCGCACCACGCATCTCACGTCTCGACGGGGCACCCCCGCACGATGCCGAGGGCGAATCCCGCGTACTCCCGTGCGATCTCCTCGATCGGCAGACGACCGCCGGCCCGGTACCACGTGCTCACAGCGGTGCTCATCGTCGCGATCGCGTATGTCGCGGTCTTGACGTCCGACGCGTCGAAGATCCCCTGCTCCGTGCCGCGGGCGATGAGCCCCTCGAAGATCGCCTGATGCCGGTCGCGCATCGCGATGATCCGCTCGCGGTTGTCCGGCTCCAGGGCGCGGATCTCGAAGTCGGTCACGAACGCATCCCGTGGATGCCGCCCATGGAAGAGTACGTGCGCCCGGACCCCCTCCGCGAGCTGCTCCGCGGTCCCCTCGGCGCCTTCGACCGCCTCGGACACCTCCGCCGTGAGCCTGCTCATCGTGCGCTCCATGATCTCGACGAGCAGAACCTGCTTCGTGCTGTTGTGGTGGTAGAGCGATGACGTCTGCACGCCGACCGCGCTCGCGAGGTCACGCATCGACGTCCCGAAATACCCTCTCTGCCAGAA
The sequence above is a segment of the Actinomycetota bacterium genome. Coding sequences within it:
- a CDS encoding TetR/AcrR family transcriptional regulator, which translates into the protein MSRRDTAAPRDRKQEIYDAAVDLFWQRGYFGTSMRDLASAVGVQTSSLYHHNSTKQVLLVEIMERTMSRLTAEVSEAVEGAEGTAEQLAEGVRAHVLFHGRHPRDAFVTDFEIRALEPDNRERIIAMRDRHQAIFEGLIARGTEQGIFDASDVKTATYAIATMSTAVSTWYRAGGRLPIEEIAREYAGFALGIVRGCPVET